One Streptomyces sp. NBC_01217 genomic region harbors:
- a CDS encoding AbiTii domain-containing protein encodes MRLRRSRLDRLEADVLDERRPLAPILRQVIALGGHAHSEPLRAWALRELQGYEGIDVPLPDYRRVSAPLVMDGFAGMYRFKEQPVSMFDLPDFARDDLGSELRLGKGVGQIESLVAGSAGQTVQLGDAMAADLAVLMSQNSHRQVLRLYWAVHPSALEGVLDQVRTRLVQLVGELRATMPHGQHDPTAAQVAQALQNINIVAGDNSSVTVTAPVAVAHRRGSARTEIAGGPQQSFPQAAVAWTVSITLLAVAAAVAWSVWI; translated from the coding sequence ATGAGGCTCCGTAGAAGCCGCCTCGACCGATTGGAGGCGGACGTTCTAGACGAGAGACGTCCTCTCGCCCCGATCCTGCGCCAGGTGATCGCCCTGGGTGGACACGCTCACTCCGAACCGTTGAGAGCATGGGCACTGCGCGAACTCCAGGGCTACGAGGGCATCGACGTACCACTTCCCGATTATCGACGCGTATCGGCGCCTCTGGTGATGGACGGCTTTGCCGGGATGTACCGGTTCAAGGAGCAACCGGTGAGCATGTTCGACCTCCCGGATTTCGCCCGCGACGACCTGGGCAGCGAACTCCGCCTCGGTAAGGGAGTCGGCCAGATCGAATCCCTCGTCGCCGGAAGCGCTGGCCAGACCGTACAGCTTGGGGACGCCATGGCTGCCGACCTCGCCGTGCTCATGAGCCAGAACTCCCATCGTCAGGTGCTCCGGTTGTACTGGGCCGTCCACCCGTCGGCCCTGGAAGGCGTTCTCGACCAGGTGCGCACCCGACTCGTTCAGTTGGTCGGGGAACTACGCGCCACGATGCCTCACGGCCAGCACGATCCGACTGCCGCCCAAGTCGCGCAGGCCCTCCAGAACATCAACATCGTGGCAGGCGACAACTCCTCCGTGACCGTCACTGCGCCCGTCGCCGTCGCGCACCGTCGCGGATCAGCCCGAACCGAGATCGCCGGAGGACCGCAGCAGAGCTTTCCGCAAGCAGCAGTTGCATGGACAGTCTCGATCACCCTCCTCGCCGTTGCTGCCGCCGTTGCCTGGAGCGTGTGGATCTGA
- a CDS encoding DUF5131 family protein — MGDRSTIEWTEATWNPTTGCDRISPGCDNCYALTLSRRLKAMGVAKYQTDGDPRTSGPGFGLAPHPDALAIPRQWKAPRMVFVNSMSDLFHAKVPLDFVRQVFQVIAETPQHTYQLLTKRARRLRRVADELDWPSNLWMGVSVEDAEHLDRVDDLRHVPAAVRFLSCEPLLGPLTGLQLDGIGWVIAGGESGPHHRPVQEEWLVDIRDACNDAGVPFFFKQWGGRSPKSGGRELDGATWDEMPPRLPVAAH, encoded by the coding sequence ATGGGCGATCGCAGCACAATCGAGTGGACCGAGGCGACCTGGAATCCCACCACAGGATGCGACCGGATCTCCCCCGGGTGTGACAACTGCTACGCCTTGACGTTATCCAGGCGCCTCAAGGCCATGGGTGTTGCCAAGTACCAGACGGACGGGGATCCCAGGACATCCGGCCCGGGCTTCGGCCTCGCCCCTCACCCTGACGCACTGGCCATCCCCCGTCAGTGGAAGGCCCCACGGATGGTCTTCGTCAATTCCATGAGCGACCTCTTCCACGCCAAGGTCCCCCTGGACTTCGTCCGGCAGGTCTTCCAGGTGATTGCCGAGACACCCCAGCACACCTATCAGCTACTGACCAAGAGAGCCCGCAGGCTGCGACGTGTGGCTGACGAACTCGACTGGCCCTCCAACCTGTGGATGGGCGTATCCGTCGAAGATGCAGAGCACCTGGATCGTGTCGACGACCTTCGACACGTTCCCGCTGCCGTGCGCTTCCTTTCCTGCGAGCCGCTTCTCGGCCCGCTTACCGGTCTGCAACTGGACGGCATCGGCTGGGTTATCGCCGGAGGCGAGTCCGGGCCCCACCATCGCCCCGTACAGGAGGAGTGGCTGGTGGACATCCGCGACGCCTGCAATGACGCCGGAGTGCCCTTCTTCTTCAAGCAATGGGGTGGCCGCAGCCCGAAGTCAGGGGGCCGCGAACTCGACGGAGCGACCTGGGACGAGATGCCGCCCCGACTGCCTGTCGCAGCCCATTAA
- the tcmP gene encoding three-Cys-motif partner protein TcmP — MAVPKDAVWERDPHTAAKHDLLKQYLAAWAPILLSRLDVISYAEGFAGAGVYKQGEPGSPVIAYEVFADTLHRFPKRMRVILMEENARRVKELQRQMELVRSRQTDGITKRIAVDIRHGDFHPALLQKLRGIGALGKPLFVLLDSFGGPDIPFSLLQELGRHPSTEVMVTFEPSVS, encoded by the coding sequence GTGGCCGTACCGAAGGATGCCGTGTGGGAACGCGATCCGCACACGGCGGCCAAACATGACTTACTGAAGCAGTACTTGGCGGCATGGGCGCCGATTCTGCTGTCACGACTCGACGTGATCAGTTACGCCGAAGGCTTCGCGGGTGCTGGCGTCTACAAACAGGGCGAGCCCGGCTCCCCGGTCATCGCTTACGAAGTCTTCGCCGACACTCTGCACAGGTTCCCGAAACGTATGCGCGTGATCCTCATGGAGGAGAACGCTCGGCGCGTCAAAGAGTTACAGCGCCAGATGGAGCTCGTCCGCTCCCGGCAAACGGACGGCATCACCAAACGAATAGCTGTGGACATACGTCACGGAGATTTCCACCCGGCCCTCCTCCAGAAGCTGCGGGGCATCGGAGCATTGGGGAAACCCCTCTTCGTCCTGCTGGACAGCTTCGGCGGACCTGATATCCCCTTCTCGCTCCTCCAGGAGCTGGGGCGGCATCCCAGCACCGAAGTGATGGTGACCTTCGAGCCTAGTGTCTCGTGA